Proteins co-encoded in one endosymbiont 'TC1' of Trimyema compressum genomic window:
- a CDS encoding internalin N-terminal domain-containing protein: MKIHSIFPDKWFAKLIMTTLKKESIDSEVTKEDLLPIAKLQGSNHFIKDITGIGYLTNLEYVKFKLQSY; the protein is encoded by the coding sequence ATGAAAATTCATTCGATTTTTCCAGATAAATGGTTTGCTAAATTAATAATGACAACATTAAAAAAGGAATCAATAGATTCAGAGGTGACAAAGGAAGACCTGTTGCCCATAGCAAAGCTTCAAGGGTCAAATCACTTCATTAAAGATATTACAGGTATTGGCTATTTAACTAATTTGGAATATGTAAAATTTAAGCTACAATCATATTAA
- the argJ gene encoding bifunctional ornithine acetyltransferase/N-acetylglutamate synthase produces MEEFDNQYGIVFPKGFKCGSIHSGVKRRKKDLMLIYSELPAVASGVFTQNKVKAAPVVLTQKKIAGGSIRGMVVNSGNANACTGKKGYGDAETMCQVTAESLGLKDEEVLVASTGVIGVHLPMEIIVEGIKNCSGLLGDSKDHGEDAAEAILTTDTFPKSFVRGFEFEGKSCYLGGVCKGSGMIHPNMATTLGFVTTDIAIEKGLLDEMLKEAIDKTFNCITVDGDTSTNDMVIVMANGASGIRKVESKDDELYDIFNDRLVNILNEMAKSIARDGEGATKFIEVRIDGAKNEEDAMKAGKSVATSSLVKTAAFGEDANWGRILSAVGNAGIDFKPEETNIYIGSKQGEFLVCEMGQGLSFDEDKARKILKEKDIYYLVEMGEGKGDAIVYTCDLSYDYVKINGSYRS; encoded by the coding sequence ATGGAAGAATTTGACAATCAGTATGGCATTGTATTTCCTAAAGGATTTAAATGCGGTAGCATTCATTCAGGTGTTAAAAGAAGAAAAAAAGATTTAATGTTAATTTATAGTGAATTACCTGCTGTTGCCAGTGGTGTATTCACCCAAAATAAAGTGAAAGCAGCCCCTGTTGTTTTAACTCAGAAAAAAATTGCTGGTGGTAGTATTAGAGGTATGGTTGTTAACAGTGGTAATGCCAATGCTTGTACAGGTAAAAAAGGCTATGGTGATGCTGAAACAATGTGTCAAGTTACAGCAGAGTCCTTGGGCTTAAAGGATGAAGAGGTATTGGTAGCTTCAACAGGTGTAATTGGTGTTCATTTACCAATGGAGATTATTGTTGAGGGGATTAAGAATTGTAGTGGGCTTTTAGGAGATAGTAAAGATCATGGTGAAGATGCTGCTGAAGCTATCTTAACGACAGATACATTTCCAAAATCTTTTGTGAGAGGTTTTGAATTTGAAGGTAAAAGCTGTTATCTGGGGGGGGTTTGTAAAGGTAGTGGGATGATTCACCCTAATATGGCTACAACGTTAGGTTTTGTAACTACTGATATTGCCATTGAAAAAGGGCTTTTAGATGAAATGCTAAAAGAAGCTATTGATAAAACGTTTAATTGTATTACTGTTGATGGGGATACAAGTACTAATGATATGGTTATTGTAATGGCTAATGGCGCCAGTGGTATTCGCAAAGTTGAATCAAAAGACGATGAACTTTATGATATTTTTAATGATAGATTAGTTAATATTTTAAATGAAATGGCTAAAAGTATTGCGAGAGATGGGGAAGGGGCTACTAAGTTTATTGAAGTGCGTATTGATGGTGCAAAAAATGAAGAAGATGCTATGAAAGCTGGTAAGTCTGTAGCTACCTCTAGTTTAGTTAAGACAGCTGCTTTTGGTGAAGATGCTAACTGGGGTAGAATTTTAAGTGCTGTTGGTAATGCTGGTATTGACTTTAAACCTGAAGAAACCAATATCTATATTGGCAGTAAACAAGGGGAGTTTTTAGTTTGTGAAATGGGTCAAGGACTATCCTTTGATGAAGATAAAGCTAGAAAAATTTTAAAAGAAAAGGATATTTACTATCTCGTGGAAATGGGAGAAGGCAAAGGAGATGCTATTGTTTATACATGTGACTTGTCATATGATTATGTGAAAATCAATGGCAGTTACAGAAGTTAG
- the argC gene encoding N-acetyl-gamma-glutamyl-phosphate reductase — protein MSKKVKVSIYGATGYAGMGLYQGLKYRDDIKIAHLISKSAAGKLYRETVGAFQGIADERLEALDGEQVVRDSDVIFTALPHGQSMELALEVKKQGKMLVDLGADFRLEEQALYEKWYQVDHVAPELLDEAVYSIPELHRGKITKDTWLIANPGCYPTSIQLPLAPLLEAGIIEEDSIIADAKSGVSGAGRAPKLLTHFCEEDENLLAYGTGKHRHKPEMESHLTPFGHKPVKILFSPHLVPMTRGIFSTIYCQLKNKAFKEDEIRDVLIKHYQNEAFVKILDKGVLPTTKWVFGTNLCHINVVLDEDAGVLVVLSVIDNLGKGASGQAIQNMNILFGLEETKGLLAAPVFP, from the coding sequence GTGAGTAAAAAGGTAAAAGTAAGTATTTATGGGGCAACTGGATATGCAGGAATGGGTTTGTATCAGGGTCTAAAATACAGAGATGACATTAAAATTGCCCATTTGATTTCTAAAAGCGCTGCAGGAAAATTGTATAGAGAAACAGTTGGGGCTTTTCAGGGTATTGCTGATGAGCGTCTTGAAGCTTTAGATGGGGAACAGGTTGTTAGAGATTCTGATGTTATTTTTACTGCTTTACCTCATGGTCAATCTATGGAATTAGCTTTGGAAGTTAAAAAACAAGGTAAGATGCTAGTGGATCTAGGTGCTGACTTTCGTTTAGAAGAACAAGCTCTTTATGAAAAGTGGTATCAAGTAGACCATGTTGCACCAGAATTGTTAGATGAAGCTGTTTATTCTATACCAGAACTTCATCGAGGAAAAATTACAAAAGATACTTGGCTAATTGCAAATCCTGGCTGTTACCCAACCAGTATACAGCTGCCTTTAGCGCCATTATTGGAAGCAGGCATCATAGAAGAAGACTCTATTATTGCTGATGCTAAATCAGGTGTAAGTGGAGCTGGTAGAGCGCCAAAACTATTAACCCATTTTTGTGAAGAAGATGAAAATTTATTAGCTTATGGTACGGGGAAACATAGACATAAGCCAGAAATGGAAAGTCATTTGACACCTTTTGGTCATAAACCAGTCAAAATTTTATTTTCACCTCATTTAGTGCCAATGACAAGAGGTATCTTTAGTACCATTTATTGTCAACTGAAAAATAAGGCATTTAAGGAAGACGAGATTAGAGATGTTTTAATTAAGCATTATCAAAATGAAGCTTTTGTTAAAATTTTAGATAAAGGTGTATTGCCTACAACAAAATGGGTTTTTGGCACTAATTTATGTCATATTAATGTTGTTTTAGATGAAGACGCTGGTGTCTTAGTTGTATTGTCAGTTATTGATAATTTAGGGAAGGGTGCTAGTGGACAGGCAATTCAAAATATGAATATTTTATTTGGCTTAGAGGAAACAAAGGGATTGTTAGCAGCCCCTGTTTTCCCTTAG
- a CDS encoding AbrB/MazE/SpoVT family DNA-binding domain-containing protein: MMKTPDGKFMGSVKVGSKGQIVIPKEVRDMFNIETGETLILLADINQGIAIQKFATYETFAKEIFLR; encoded by the coding sequence ATGATGAAAACGCCAGATGGAAAATTTATGGGCTCAGTTAAAGTAGGTTCAAAAGGACAAATTGTAATCCCTAAAGAAGTCCGGGACATGTTTAATATTGAAACAGGAGAAACGCTAATACTTCTAGCAGATATTAATCAAGGTATTGCTATTCAAAAATTTGCAACCTATGAAACATTTGCAAAAGAAATTTTTTTGCGCTAA
- a CDS encoding leucine-rich repeat domain-containing protein: MKTLDLAHNHLSEMPEYLFTMKHLENLDLFDNKIKEVPDEIKQLKYLRTLVLAFNHIHQVSDCISSLDELRELNLTHNRLKEMPLGFYKISNVKRVLLANNELTEFESALGSLTELKRLSISRNKLKTLPDNIGNLKKLVEFDADENKLEILPNTIGDLESLEVLHMRLNKLTELPDSMGQIKSPRELDVDYNYITESPVWLKQLPHLKNLLIDHNPLDD; encoded by the coding sequence TTGAAAACATTGGATTTAGCTCATAATCATTTGAGTGAAATGCCAGAATACTTATTTACAATGAAGCATTTAGAAAATTTAGACTTATTTGATAACAAAATAAAAGAAGTTCCTGATGAAATAAAACAATTAAAGTATTTAAGAACACTAGTATTAGCATTTAACCATATTCATCAAGTTAGTGATTGTATTTCAAGCTTAGATGAATTAAGAGAATTGAATTTGACCCACAATCGCTTAAAAGAGATGCCTTTAGGATTCTATAAAATAAGTAATGTTAAGCGGGTATTATTAGCGAATAATGAATTAACTGAATTTGAGTCAGCTTTAGGGAGTTTAACTGAATTGAAGCGTCTATCAATTAGTAGAAACAAGCTAAAGACATTACCGGATAATATAGGAAATCTTAAAAAATTAGTTGAGTTCGATGCTGATGAGAATAAGCTGGAAATTTTACCTAATACTATTGGAGACTTAGAGTCATTAGAGGTTTTACATATGCGGTTAAATAAACTTACGGAATTACCTGACTCAATGGGTCAAATAAAGTCCCCGAGAGAGCTGGATGTGGATTACAATTATATAACGGAAAGTCCTGTTTGGCTAAAACAATTACCTCATTTGAAAAATTTATTAATTGATCATAATCCCCTTGATGATTAA